A genomic region of Trifolium pratense cultivar HEN17-A07 linkage group LG3, ARS_RC_1.1, whole genome shotgun sequence contains the following coding sequences:
- the LOC123913011 gene encoding probable disease resistance protein At5g47260 isoform X1, with the protein MSYGKPEYIGASFGNMYIPNVDDKVKEQIMDVLRVRDQGENIIGLCGTDKRVEHSVKTAIRRAERDQLFQNIVTATVTKKPDITKIQTQIGDAIGLNFDNKTDLAKSNYCMCFGNNKRITNAETAVLLCAKMKELQTVLVVLYDLHGRLNLGEIGIPFGEDHNGCKILLTSTSLEVLSEQMKVHKLIQLPET; encoded by the coding sequence ATGTCGTATGGGAAACCGGAGTATATTGGGGCTAGTTTCGGGAACATGTATATTCCCAACGTGGATGATAAGGTTAAAGAACAAATTATGGATGTACTAAGAGTGAGAGACCAAGGAGAAAATATAATTGGATTATGCGGGACAGATAAAAGAGTTGAGCATTCTGTAAAAACAGCTATAAGAAGAGCTGAGAGAGATCAATTGTTCCAAAATATTGTCACAGCAACTGTGACAAAGAAGCCAGACATTACTAAGATTCAAACACAAATTGGTGATGCAATAGGTCTTAATTTTGACAATAAGACAGATTTAGCTAAATCAAATTATTGCATGTGTTTTGGTAATAACAAAAGAATAACTAATGCAGAAACAGCTGTTCTTCTGTGTGCTAAGATGAAGGAGCTGCAAACAGTACTAGTTGTACTGTATGATCTTCATGGTAGGCTCAATTTAGGTGAGATTGGTATCCCCTTTGGTGAAGATCATAATGGTTGCAAGATATTGCTGACATCCACAAGTCTTGAGGTTTTATCCGAACAAATGAAGGTTCATAAATTGATACAATTACCAGAGACATGA
- the LOC123913011 gene encoding probable disease resistance protein At5g47260 isoform X2 encodes MSYGKPEYIGASFGNMYIPNVDDKVKEQIMDVLRVRDQGENIIGLCGTDKRVEHSVKTAIRRAERDQLFQNIVTATVTKKPDITKIQTQIGDAIETAVLLCAKMKELQTVLVVLYDLHGRLNLGEIGIPFGEDHNGCKILLTSTSLEVLSEQMKVHKLIQLPET; translated from the exons ATGTCGTATGGGAAACCGGAGTATATTGGGGCTAGTTTCGGGAACATGTATATTCCCAACGTGGATGATAAGGTTAAAGAACAAATTATGGATGTACTAAGAGTGAGAGACCAAGGAGAAAATATAATTGGATTATGCGGGACAGATAAAAGAGTTGAGCATTCTGTAAAAACAGCTATAAGAAGAGCTGAGAGAGATCAATTGTTCCAAAATATTGTCACAGCAACTGTGACAAAGAAGCCAGACATTACTAAGATTCAAACACAAATTGGTGATGCAATAG AAACAGCTGTTCTTCTGTGTGCTAAGATGAAGGAGCTGCAAACAGTACTAGTTGTACTGTATGATCTTCATGGTAGGCTCAATTTAGGTGAGATTGGTATCCCCTTTGGTGAAGATCATAATGGTTGCAAGATATTGCTGACATCCACAAGTCTTGAGGTTTTATCCGAACAAATGAAGGTTCATAAATTGATACAATTACCAGAGACATGA
- the LOC123913009 gene encoding disease resistance protein RPS5-like, translating to MSQHLFSCSDNIIEVRFQGATNLGDMYIPSTDDKVKQQIMDALRVRDQGENIIGLCGSVKRVKHFAKTAIRRAERDQLFQEIITTNVTKKPDITKIQAQIGKAIGLNFDDKGVVVKSTWWKFGNNKRITTAERAALLCAKMKELQTVLVVLYDVHGKLDLGEIGIPFGDDHNGCKILVTSTSVEVLSKKMKVHKLIQISET from the coding sequence ATGTCTCAGCACTTATTTAGTTGCAGTGATAATATTATTGAGGTGCGATTTCAAGGTGCGACGAATTTGGGGGACATGTATATTCCCAGCACCGATGATAAGGTTAAGCAACAAATTATGGATGCACTGAGAGTAAGAGATCAAGGAGAAAATATAATTGGATTATGTGGGTCAGTTAAAAGAGTCAAGCATTTTGCAAAAACAGCTATAAGAAGAGCCGAGAGAGATCAATTGTTCCAAGAGATTATCACAACAAATGTGACAAAGAAGCCGGATATTACTAAGATTCAGGCACAAATTGGTAAGGCAATAGGTCTGAATTTTGATGATAAAGGTGTTGTAGTTAAATCAACTTGGTGGAAATTTGGTAATAACAAAAGGATAACAACTGCAGAAAGAGCTGCTCTTTTGTGTGCTAAGATGAAAGAGTTGCAGACAGTACTAGTTGTACTGTATGATGTTCATGGTAAACTTGATTTAGGTGAGATTGGTATCCCCTTTGGTGATGATCACAATGGTTGTAAGATATTGGTGACATCAACAAGTGTAGAGGTTTTATCCAAAAAAATGAAGGTTCATAAATTGATTCAGATATCAGAGACATGA
- the LOC123913003 gene encoding protein MAIN-LIKE 1-like, whose product MVRTRGGDGRIRHNRGRGESRPHQEEPEDDEMPPVHQEQVEEQVEEQVEEEAEQQAVQQAWPGGPIDTSLLTRYEHHVARHVWFGQERVEGDKIELRIVSLGRKLADRIPDHHPQVIQGWLNISGLCWLERTSLKFTDPQLISAFVERWHPETSSFHMPFGEMTITLDDVACLLHLPVRGQFYTPVSVSQEQAAELAVELLGEEYEFALRETVAQRGGYFSQQWLYESYNRNANFYGKYDCAARAWMLMLVGSTILADKSYTRVDAKWLLLFSDLSAVHTYSWANIALVCLYDNLNDASMFSTRALAGYATLLQCWIHEYFPTLGRRAQSDLNCDNPGFPRAMRWMYKQGKTKLPEYRPILDALTPDDVIWRPFETHRGSIPFDLITLYSGHLRGSTVVPYLPERCIRQFGFVQYIPPPPPLAPAYSDIDSDWIGYHASVDRILQPTRPVTYASETVPDYMSWYYRVSHPRLCRPVDGPHGAPLVPHYAPAPAPAPDAPVDDAPADDAPQETALQRERRWRGMARGALETFLTRIDADRDDEDFEELFFALDVCRGAYP is encoded by the exons A tggTGCGTACAAGAGGAGGAGACGGTAGAATTAGGCATAACAGAGGACGCGGAGAGTCTCGGCCACATCAGGAGGAGCCGGAAGACGATGAGATGCCGCCAGTGCATCAGGAGCAGGTTGAGGAGCAGGTTGAGGAGCAGGTTGAGGAGGAGGCTGAGCAGCAGGCTGTGCAGCAGGCTTGGCCTGGAGGGCCGATTGATACGAGTCTTTTGACTCGATACGAGCATCATGTTGCTCGTCATGTATGGTTTGGTCAG GAACGTGTCGAAGGTGACAAAATTGAGCTACGAATAGTATCTTTAGGAAGAAAGTTAGCTGACAGGATTCCTGATCACCATCCTCAAGTTATTCAAGGGTGGTTGAATATTTCGGGGTTGTGCTGGCTTGAGCGGACTAGCTTGAAATTTACCGATCCGCAGCTTATATCCGCATTTGTTGAGAGGTGGCACCCTGAGACATCGTCATTTCACATGCCGTTCGGCGAGATGACTATTACTTTGGACGATGTGGCATGTCTTCTGCATCTACCTGTTAGGGGTCAGTTTTATACTCCTGTATCAGTTTCTCAAGAACAAGCTGCGGAACTTGCAGTTGAGTTGTTAGGAGAGGAGTATGAATTTGCATTGCGAGAGACTGTAGCGCAGAGGGGTGGTTATTTTTCACAGCAGTGGCTATATGAGAGTTATAATAGGAATGCCAATTTCTACGGGAAATATGACTGCGCAGCTAGGGCATGGATGTTGATGTTGGTGGGATCTACCATTCTGGCCGATAAGAGTTATACACGTGTGGATGCCAAATGGCTACTTCTGTTTAGTGATTTGTCTGCAGTCCATACATATTCGTGGGCCAATATTGCATTAGTTTGTTTATACGATAACTTGAACGATGCATCCATGTTTTCTACGAGGGCCCTTGCAGGGTATGCGACACTTCTTCAG tGTTGGATCCACGAGTATTTTCCTACCCTTGGTAGGCGGGCTCAGTCGGATCTTAATTGTGATAATCCTGGATTTCCTCGAGCTATGCGGTGGATGTATAAGCAAGGGAAGACCAAGCTCCCCGAGTATCGGCCTATATTGGATGCACTGACCCCTGATGACGTGATATGGCGTCCGTTTGAGACTCACAGAGGTAGCATTCCTTTTGATCTGATTACTCTGTATAGTGGTCATCTGCGTGGATCCACGGTAGTTCCTTACTTGCCCGAGAGGTGTATTAGGCAATTTGGATTTGTACAGTatataccaccaccaccacctctagCTCCTGCCTACTCTGATATTGATAGCGACTGGATTGGTTATCACGCGTCCGTTGATCGGATCCTTCAGCCGACACGTCCAGTGACATATGCTAGTGAGACTGTACCTGATTACATGTCCTGGTACTATAGGGTATCACATCCTAGACTGTGTCGCCCTGTTGATGGACCACATGGAGCACCACTAGTTCCGCACTATGCACCTGCACCTGCACCTGCACCAGATGCCCCAGTAGACGATGCACCAGCAGATGATGCACCACAAGAAACTGCACTACAGCGTGAGCGGAGATGGAGAGGTATGGCTCGAGGCGCGCTTGAGACATTTCTTACGAGGATAGACGCTGATAGGGATGATGAGGATTTTGAGGAGCTTTTTTTTGCACTAGATGTATGTCGTGGTGCATACCCATGA
- the LOC123913002 gene encoding PKS-NRPS hybrid synthetase cheA-like produces MAYLGDTSQMLVDTTDVFTTHQKFATPDDVVKWARDVGDANKVGIIITRSDKKNGIRGRNDKLILGCDKGGKYDSSESSTTSASKKCNCPFKIRAAPSTDGSGWKVQVIHGVHNHGLPDQYHGHPRKARLTADENKRVQDLTKRKVAPRHIVLDLKDQNPESVVDATLVYRKRHMMQIQERGSRTELQHLLQLLDDAKYVSWNKRKDDGSDVLSDIFWAHPDSIKLLNLFPIVLVMDCTYKTNKYRQPLLEIAGITSTNMTFAVGFAYMESEKTDNYHWALGKLKQLITKQDIFPRVILTDREFALMNAIKDIFPHTTNMLCTWHIIKNVNARCTVQIPKDMKQKVKNLWRDVVESPDEVEYQQRLNAFQQACVNSSNFVEYVNNTWLAPHKEQFVEAWTNRVMHLGNTTTNRVESAHWRLKKMLEHSKGDLCKCLEGMNDNIRLEVDKIKKSFQKSFYYTEKTHSSPFFQYLRNFVSRAAMTLISDEMERIDIVGTNKNLCGCKLRSTCELPCACELSGYTTSGVPIPLDSVHGHWKKLTMEEPLEDDTEDGYELDMSNAMEAIWTRFRSLDIVGKRALKSKVFELAYPASSSLCPPPEKIKTRGGVKNKNKGKAPKGYDVYRDPSYFEHVEREYGDSQGTSKRLCTQQSQSSQKELSQPSQKQQSQPSQKQLSQMSKKLTSQKYLGQFPDHMHPHIVDIADVLEDGNCGFRAVASLLGYTEEGWSIVRRELDEELRNNNNLYEKLFRQDLQVVRDSLVATRWFTIPAMGYLVANRYNVVLVTLGKPSKTFFPMMTSYSSSARFFCIGFVNGNHWVPVNMSKGFPLPEVTADWKKFCSHEAKFWMSNLNGRLQYWNLLNPPVKPLSGVMSVE; encoded by the exons ATGGCTTATCTCGGCGATACAAGTCAAATGTTGGTAGATACTACGGATGTTTTTACAACTCATCAAAAATTTGCTACCCCAGATGATGTTGTCAAATGGGCTCGagatgttggagatgccaatAAAGTCGGTATTATCATTACTCGGTCGGATAAAAAGAACGGAATAAGAGGAAGAAATGACAAGTTGATTTTGGGTTGTGACAAAGGTGGAAAGTATGACTCTTCAGAAAGTTCCACGACATCTGCATCGAAAAAGTGTAActgtccatttaaaattagagCTGCACCTTCAACAGATGGTTCAGGATGGAAAGTTCAGGTTATTCATGGAGTTCACAACCACGGGCTACCTGACCAATATCATGGTCATCCTCGCAAGGCACGTTTAACCGCTGATGAAAACAAACGTGTTCAAGATTTGACAAAGCGTAAAGTAGCACCAAGACACATTGTTTTAGATTTGAAAGATCAAAATCCAGAGTCTGTTGTTGATGCCACACTTGTATATAGGAAAAGACACATGATGCAAATACAGGAAAGAGGTTCCAGAACAGAGCTGCAACACTTGCTACAGTTGTTAGATGATGCAAAATATGTCAGCTGgaataaaagaaaagatgatGGCTCCGATGTTTTGAGTGATATTTTTTGGGCGCATCCAGATTCAATCAAGTTGTTGAACTTGTTTCCCATTGTTTTGGTTATGGACTGCACgtacaaaactaataaatatagaCAGCCACTGCTTGAAATTGCTGGCATAACGTCAACTAACATGACATTTGCTGTTGGATTTGCTTACATGGAATCTGAGAAGACGGACAATTATCATTGGGCGTTAGGTAAGCTGAAGCAATTGATTACAAAGCAAGATATATTTCCTAGAGTAATTTTGACTGATAGGGAGTTTGCTTTGATGAATgcaattaaagatatatttcCACATACTACTAATATGCTTTGTACGTGGCACATAATCAAAAATGTGAATGCGAGATGCACCGTGCAAATACCTAAGGATATGAAACAGAAGGTGAAAAATTTGTGGAGAGATGTTGTTGAAAGTCCGGATGAGGTGGAGTATCAGCAACGGTTGAATGCGTTTCAGCAAGCATGTGTTAATTCAAGCAATTTTGTCGAATATGTCAATAACACCTGGTTGGCCCCTCACAAAGAACAATTTGTTGAAGCATGGACCAATCGAGTGATGCATTTAGGAAACACAACGACTAatag AGTTGAGTCTGCACATTGGAGACTGAAGAAAATGTTGGAACACAGCAAAGGAGACTTATGCAAGTGTTTGGAAGGCATGAATGACAACATAAGACTAGAAGTTGACAAAATAAAGAAGTCTTTTCAAAAAAGTTTTTACTATACAGAAAAGACACATAGCAgtccattttttcaatatttgagaAACTTTGTCTCCAGGGCTGCTATGACACTAATTTCTGATGAGATGGAGAGAATTGACATTGTTGGAACAAATAAAAACTTGTGTGGTTGCAAACTTAGGTCAACATGTGAGTTGCCTTGTGCTTGTGAATTGAGTGGATATACAACCAGCGGTGTACCGATACCGTTAGATTCAGTTCACGGTCACTGGAAGAAATTAACTATGGAAGAACCATTGGAGGATGACACAGAGGATGGATATGAGTTGGACATGAGTAATGCAATGGAGGCCATATGGACTCGATTTCGGTCACTTGATATTGTTGGTAAAAGAGCGTTGAAGAGTAAAGTGTTTGAACTTGCTTATCCAGCCTCAAGTTCATTGTGTCCACcacctgaaaaaataaaaaccagagGAGGAGTGAAGAACAAAAATAAAGGCAAAGCACCAAAAGGTTATGATGTGTATCGTGATCCATCATACTTTGAACACGTTGAAAGAGAATATGGTGATTCACAAG GTACATCGAAGAGGTTGTGTACACAACAATCACAGTCATCTCAGAAGGAACTATCTCAACCCTCTCAGAAGCAACAATCTCAACCATCTCAGAAACAACTATCTCAGATGTCTAAAAAACTGACATCTCAGAAATATTTGGGGCAATTTCCTGATCATATGCATCCACATATTGTTGACATTGCTGATGTGCTTGAAGATGGAAATTGTGGTTTTAGAGCTGTTGCATCTTTACTTGGTTACACAGAGGAAGGTTGGTCCATCGTCCGCCGGGAGTTAGATGAAGAGCTTAGAAATAATAACAATTTGTATGAGAAATTATTCAGACAAGATTTGCAGGTTGTGAGAGATTCGTTGGTAGCAACTAGATGGTTCACCATACCTGCTATGGGTTACTTGGTAGCAAATAGGTATAATGTCGTTCTCGTCACGTTGGGTAAACCTAGTAAGACTTTCTTTCCTATGATGACTTCATATTCCTCTTCAGCAAGGTTTTTTTGTATTGGTTTTGTCAATGGAAATCATTGGGTTCCGGTAAACATGTCAAAGGGGTTTCCGTTGCCCGAAGTTACAGCTGATTGGAAGAAATTTTGTTCACATGAAGCAAAGTTTTGGATGTCAAACTTAAACGGACGCCTACAATATTGGAACCTTCTAAATCCTCCGGTGAAACCTCTTAGTGGTGTTATGTctgttgaataa
- the LOC123913012 gene encoding probable disease resistance protein At5g47260 isoform X1 — protein sequence MSYGKPEYIGASFGNMYIPNVDDKVKEQIMDVLRVRDQGENIIGLCGTDKRVEHSVKTTIRRAERDQLFQNIVTATVTKKPDITKIQTQIGDAIGLNFDNKTDLAKSNYCMCFGNNKRITNAETAVLLCAKMKELQTVLVVLYDLHGRLNLGEIGIPFGEDHNGCKILLTSTSLEVLSEQMKVHKLIQLPET from the coding sequence ATGTCGTATGGGAAACCGGAGTATATTGGGGCTAGTTTCGGGAACATGTATATTCCCAACGTGGATGATAAGGTTAAAGAACAAATTATGGATGTACTAAGAGTGAGAGACCAAGGAGAAAATATAATTGGATTATGCGGGACAGATAAAAGAGTTGAGCATTCTGTAAAAACAACTATAAGAAGAGCTGAGAGAGATCAATTGTTCCAAAATATTGTCACAGCAACTGTGACAAAGAAGCCAGACATTACTAAGATTCAAACACAAATTGGTGATGCAATAGGTCTTAATTTTGACAATAAGACAGATTTAGCTAAATCAAATTATTGCATGTGTTTTGGTAATAACAAAAGAATAACTAATGCAGAAACAGCTGTTCTTCTGTGTGCTAAGATGAAGGAGCTGCAAACAGTACTAGTTGTACTGTATGATCTTCATGGTAGGCTCAATTTAGGTGAGATTGGTATCCCCTTTGGTGAAGATCATAATGGTTGCAAGATATTGCTGACATCCACAAGTCTTGAGGTTTTATCCGAACAAATGAAGGTTCATAAATTGATACAATTACCAGAGACATGA
- the LOC123913012 gene encoding probable disease resistance protein At5g47260 isoform X2 — translation MSYGKPEYIGASFGNMYIPNVDDKVKEQIMDVLRVRDQGENIIGLCGTDKRVEHSVKTTIRRAERDQLFQNIVTATVTKKPDITKIQTQIGDAIETAVLLCAKMKELQTVLVVLYDLHGRLNLGEIGIPFGEDHNGCKILLTSTSLEVLSEQMKVHKLIQLPET, via the exons ATGTCGTATGGGAAACCGGAGTATATTGGGGCTAGTTTCGGGAACATGTATATTCCCAACGTGGATGATAAGGTTAAAGAACAAATTATGGATGTACTAAGAGTGAGAGACCAAGGAGAAAATATAATTGGATTATGCGGGACAGATAAAAGAGTTGAGCATTCTGTAAAAACAACTATAAGAAGAGCTGAGAGAGATCAATTGTTCCAAAATATTGTCACAGCAACTGTGACAAAGAAGCCAGACATTACTAAGATTCAAACACAAATTGGTGATGCAATAG AAACAGCTGTTCTTCTGTGTGCTAAGATGAAGGAGCTGCAAACAGTACTAGTTGTACTGTATGATCTTCATGGTAGGCTCAATTTAGGTGAGATTGGTATCCCCTTTGGTGAAGATCATAATGGTTGCAAGATATTGCTGACATCCACAAGTCTTGAGGTTTTATCCGAACAAATGAAGGTTCATAAATTGATACAATTACCAGAGACATGA
- the LOC123916580 gene encoding disease resistance protein RPS5-like, translated as MSQHLFSCSDNIIKMIIIVLLLVVQLLWCIRMIVMKKKEKKKYDHYEFQLEAGMDLGDMYIPSTDDKVKLQIMDALRVRDQGENIIGLCGSVKRVEHFAKTAIRRAERDQLFQEIITTNVTKKPDITKIQAQIGEAIGLNFDDKGVVVKSTWWKFGNNKRISTAERAALLCAKMKELQPVLVVLHDVHGRLEFGEIGIPFGDDHNGCKILVTSTSVQVLSEQIKVHKLIQISNILHDSLPTSVRSRVR; from the coding sequence ATGTCTCAGCACTTATTTAGTTGCAGtgataatattattaaaatgataataattgtgttgttacTTGTTGTACAATTATTATGGTGTATACGTATGATTGttatgaaaaagaaagaaaaaaagaagtatgACCATTATGAGTTTCAATTGGAAGCTGGGATGGATTTGGGGGACATGTATATTCCCAGCACCGATGATAAGGTTAAGCTACAAATTATGGATGCACTGAGAGTAAGAGACCAAGGAGAAAATATAATTGGATTATGTGGGTCAGTTAAAAGAGTCGAGCATTTTGCAAAAACAGCTATAAGAAGAGCCGAGAGAGATCAATTGTTCCAAGAGATTATCACAACAAATGTGACAAAGAAGCCGGATATTACTAAGATTCAGGCACAAATTGGTGAGGCAATAGGTCTGAATTTTGATGATAAAGGTGTTGTAGTTAAATCAACTTGGTGGAAATTTGGTAATAACAAAAGGATATCAACTGCAGAAAGAGCTGCACTTTTGTGTGCTAAGATGAAAGAGTTGCAACCAGTTCTAGTTGTACTACATGATGTTCATGGTAGACTTGAGTTTGGTGAGATTGGTATCCCCTTTGGTGATGATCACAATGGTTGTAAGATATTGGTCACATCAACAAGTGTACAAGTTTTATCCGAACAAATAAAGGTTCATAAATTGATACAGATATCAAATATATTACATGATTCTCTTCCAACTAGTGTTAGAAGCAGAGTGAGGTGA